The Chryseobacterium phocaeense genome includes the window ATACGGCTAATACATTCTTTTTCATTGTCTTTTTTTTAAGTTATTTTGATAGATATAACATAAAACAAGCCAAACTTATATGACAAAAAAGGTGAATGAAAATAATTTAATCGAATTGAAAAAAAATTTCTGTTTTTTGTCCCTGTAACAGGCAACCTATCACTTCAGGACAGTATCATCCACTGAAACAGGTTGTTCAAGAACAATTCCCGGCTTTTTCTTTTTTAAGAGATCCAGTAATTTCTGCACAGAGAATGTGAGGATAATGTAAAGTACAATAAGCATCAACACGAATCCTATTCCGTGCTGTCTGTAACCAAAAATACCTTTACCCCAGGAGATTAAAATCCATTGGATCATATACATTGAGGTCAGGTTTTTACTGCAGTATTTTAAAATTCCGGTGAATTTATTTTCCTTCATATTGGAAGTCAATCTGGAAATAGCCCATAAAAAGATCAGTGTCCAGCCGGCAAAATAAATAACTCCTCCCGGTCCCATATGGTAAAATCCATTATAATTATAGGCATCAAACAGGAAAACCAGAGGAGCGCCTACTGCGATGAACACAAGCCCGAAGTACAGCATCTTTCTAAATAGTTCTTGGCTGTTATAATTAAGCTCCAGAAACCATTTTCCGAAAAACATCCCGATGATAATAAAAGCCATCCACGGGAAAACAGGGAAATAGATATAGGCCGGATAATCGTTACTGAAGAAAAGGTCTGAAATATAATTGACCACAGGGTAATCAATAATAGTCCCACTCAATTCACGCGATACGAGTGCTATCAGTAATCCGATAGCCAGAATACCATATTTGTTCTTCACATACTCCCTGATAAAACCTACAAAAAGCAATGAGATCCCTGCCAGTTGTAAGATATCTCCCAGCATCACCAGATACATATACTGCTGCTCTATCGGCCCATGCCATCCATATTTCTGAATAAAATTATCGGGAGCAAAGCCCAACACTGCAGGAACAATGAACTTCATAAAATTCATAAAAAAAGCAGCCAGCAGAAGTAACCCGCCGCGTTTTATAGAACTTTTAAGACTCTGATGACTGGAAGTCATAAACGTAATGCCCATACAAATCAGGAAAATAGAAGTTCCTCTCCCCAGAAAGACAATAAAACTCCCAATAACTGATTCGGATTGTGATTTTACATTCGCATAGATAAGCAGAGTGTGGATAATGATCATTCCCACCACACTCATTCCTTTTATCAGGTCAAGTGCTGCAATTCTTTTACTTTGGTGTTCCATAGTTTTTTTAAGTTTTAAAAGCCTACAAAACGTAATGCTGGAAGCTACTGAAATGATCCGGCAACCGATCTGTAAGTGTAAAAGGTTATCTTTTTTAATTAAATATTTATTTATTCTAAATAAAAACAAATATACAGATTAAATGCAAACCAATTTATTTTATTGATAAAATTCAAGTATTTATTTCAGTAGCTTCCATTTACATATGCTTATGATATTCATCGAAGAATGATATTTTAGTGATCTCTTTTTTAATTCGTTAAAACAATAAAAGGAGGAATAATTTTTGTATTTTAGCTCAGTAAATTGTATAGAAATGAGCAAAAGTAGAAGTAATTTAAGAAGCAGGATAAGAACAGCTCGCCGAAATAATGCCAGACGAGAACTTGCGAGCTTTGCTCTTACTGCATCAAGAAATGCTAAAAGATCTTCCATTGCTTTAGACATTCCATTTGAAATTATTAAAGATGGGGCTGTTTACCAATTTCAGAAAGGAAAAATGATTAAAACAGCTACATTAAAAAAAATAATATCTGATAAAACCGGACTTACTAAAGGGAGTAAAATATGTCTAAAGTAAAAAGACTGAGAATTTTTGCAGGACCAAATGGCTCCGGTAAGTCTACTCTATTTGAAGTCTTTCAGCAAGAAAAATATAAACCCGGAATTTTCATCAATTCCGATGTTGTAGAAAAAGAAATCCTTGAAAAAGGATTTCTTGATTTATTGCCGTATGGTCTCGAACTCACTCAGGATGATCTTCTTAAATTCTATCAAACCCCAAATGCAAAAACGCTTCTGGAAAAATCCCATGCATCGGGGCATACAATAGATATTGAAATAAGAGAAAATATTATTGTAGATCGATCCCGGGATACGCATAGCTACGAAGCCTCATTAATTACATCCTTTATAAGGGAAAATCTTCTTGAAAAAGGTATTTCCTTCGCATTTGAAACTGTGATGAGTCATCCTTCAAAGCTCGATGAAATTATTGAAGCCAGGAAGCATGGCTATAAAATTTACCTGTACTTTATCTGTCTGGATGAAGCCAATCTAAATGTATCCAGGGTTAATGACAGGGTAAGAAAGGGAGGTCATAGAGTAGATCCTGAAAAAATAAAAACCAGATATTTGAACACGCTGCAAAATCTTTATCCTGCGCTAAAACTCGTTGATCGTGCATACTTGTTTGACAACTCGGATGAAATGCTGATGATTGCTGAAATAGATACCGGGGAGCTTACCATTAATGTTGATCAGGAACTGTTTCCTAACTGGTTCATTGAGTACGTAGTAGATAAGGTGAATTTATAGTCAAAATTCAATGTCTATGCTTATTAACAACCAATTAATCATTTTAATGTAAAAAGATTTACCACAATAAAAAACCGCAGCAAACAAGTTTGCTGCGGTTGTATATCAAATGTAAGGGTCTCCTTACAATCTACTTATTTTACTTCTTCAAAAATAAAATATATTGAAAATCAATTATTTAAATTTCAATGGTACAAATATGATACAAATTAAACTAATTTCTTAAAATCTAATAAAGTTTTTTCAGATAAAATATTACCGCAGTTTATTAATGATAAATTATTCAAATATTATCATTAATATCTTTATAATAATTTTTAATAATAAAAATATTTTGATCCACGCAGATCAAAATAATCAGGTTCATGTAGCAATAATTCTTCAATATCTGGAATGTAGTCCTCTTTGCTAAAACTATGTTGTAAGTACTTTCTAGCTTTCTCGAGTTTTCCATATTCATTTTTATAGCATGAAAGTACAATCTTATCAGGCCGTATATCTTTCGCTATTTCAATAAGTGAATCTAACGATTTATTACTATTAGCACTAAATTCTTTACTGCTGTGTTTCGCCTCGCCAATGATAAATTTACCATCTACTAAAGCAACAACATCTATTTCATTTGCTGGCTTTCTCGAGTGAACATCGGCATAAAGGTTCAACTGAGGGCTATATGAAAAAGACCTGTTGCTTTTTCTGATTGCAAAATTAACAAGTGTTCTGATAACAGTTAGATTTCCGTCTCTTTGTGTCTTAGATTGAAAGATATTATTTTTTATTAGGTCATTTAATTTATAAGAAAATTCAGCTTCAATAGGTATATTAAAATCTTTTAAACATCCTTTACAATTTACCGTATTGCTCGTATCCCTCAAATGATACCAAAAAATTGAAGAACATTTAGTACATTTCAATTTAAATCCCTGAAGGAAAATAGAAAGTTCACAAAGTGTTTTTAACAATTGCTTTAAACCTAAACTCAAATTTTCCGAATTAGCAAAAGTCTGTTCTCTAGTTCCAAGTAATCCAACATGATCTTCATATACCTTAGTACATTTCCTAAAAATATCTAGAAAAGAAATGGCATCTCCTGCTGGCTTTTCACTAGTACATAGTTCTACAAAAACATCTACCCAAAATTTATCTTTAAAAAAATCGTCGATCACATGAAAATCATCTTTAAATGTCCGGATAAAAGAAAGCAATCTATTACTGCTATCATGTGGCCCTATAGCTACATACTTAGTATTGGAGGTAGTGCCTTGAAAGACAGGACTTAGTATTAGCTGTTGTAAAAGTACCGAAAACTCTGGGATATCTATTTTAACAGATCCCGAATCAGCAGCAGAATTTTGAACATAATAAGATATATTCCTGTTTTTACTAATTCTGCCATCCATTGCTTTAACAATGTATTGGGTATTGGTAGTTAATGGAAATCTAAGTAAATTTCGATTAGGCTTATTGATTTGATAAATTTCAATGTCAATTGCCCATTTTTGCGGGTAGAAACCAATTTTATCTGCAAAACTCAACGGTGGAATAAAAAGGAGATTTTCTTCAGACACCAAAGTTTGAATACTTTGCCGCTCTTCGTATTGATATTCATGTAATCCCTTACTATCCGACACTGTAAATGGAAAATTTTGCACTTCCTTATACCTGATGGTTTTATGTGGGACAAGTGGTCTTAAATGTTTTTGCATTAAATCTTCTACTTCTTCCTTTTTTAGTGTAAAAGAAATAACCTCAATGGTGTTACTACTCGTCAAATTACTTAAAACGCCACCAAAATATTGGTCTTGAGTCACTAACTGTAACTCTTCAATTGTAAAGTAAAATACATTATAACATTGAAAAAGCTGTCGGTTCCAATAATATAGTAGATCTATAGTACTCGATTTATCTTTGGTTATTACAATCTCAGAAGACTCATATGATGTATGTCCAAAGCTCCGGAGTATTTTTGTGTTTAGATGTCGTCTCGATAAAAATGATTGGATAATTGGTTTGTGCAAATAAATAATCTGATTAAGCTCATCAAAATTATCTTTAGTAATCCTTATTTGGTTAAGTCTTTTTGTTATTTTTTCTTCTCCTATTGAAGCATTAGAATGTAAACCAAAGTTTGTATGAAAAAAGTCTAGAAGAGGACTTTCGGTTTTGTCAATTCCCTCCGATAAAAGAATACTGTAGCCATGCTCGAACTGAGACACCAGATATAATGCATCCACTCCTAAAGTATCTAATTCTCTTGGCTCTTTTTCCAAATTAAAGTATCCTGTTGGATTAAAATATCCAAGCTTCCGTACGACATCGGGATCTACACTATTCGAATAAAAAATATAATCTGGATCGTAGTGCTTTATCATATCCAAATAGTTTTGAACTATGGCCCCTTCTTTAACAGGTATGATAGGGTTATATCTTCCGCCCCACTGCTTTTGGTTATGATGTATTAGCTTAATAAGTTTTTCATAGGGATAATCGATATCGACAAAAAACATATATCGAAGATGTCTTGGTTGAGAGGTAATTTGAAATTGATTCATTACGTTTATGTGTTTCTTATTCTGGTATTAGTTATTTTTTTTATTGCTGTTCACAGTAGAATTCTCTCAAAATGCAAAAATGTCATCTAGTTTTAACATGGCTAATATCATAAAGCTACAATCTTAATGATTGACTAAAAGCTAAATGTGTTTCTACTCTCATTAACAAATTATTGTCTTTCTTATAAAATAATTTAGAAGCA containing:
- a CDS encoding heparan-alpha-glucosaminide N-acetyltransferase domain-containing protein, with translation MEHQSKRIAALDLIKGMSVVGMIIIHTLLIYANVKSQSESVIGSFIVFLGRGTSIFLICMGITFMTSSHQSLKSSIKRGGLLLLAAFFMNFMKFIVPAVLGFAPDNFIQKYGWHGPIEQQYMYLVMLGDILQLAGISLLFVGFIREYVKNKYGILAIGLLIALVSRELSGTIIDYPVVNYISDLFFSNDYPAYIYFPVFPWMAFIIIGMFFGKWFLELNYNSQELFRKMLYFGLVFIAVGAPLVFLFDAYNYNGFYHMGPGGVIYFAGWTLIFLWAISRLTSNMKENKFTGILKYCSKNLTSMYMIQWILISWGKGIFGYRQHGIGFVLMLIVLYIILTFSVQKLLDLLKKKKPGIVLEQPVSVDDTVLK
- a CDS encoding zeta toxin family protein; translation: MSKVKRLRIFAGPNGSGKSTLFEVFQQEKYKPGIFINSDVVEKEILEKGFLDLLPYGLELTQDDLLKFYQTPNAKTLLEKSHASGHTIDIEIRENIIVDRSRDTHSYEASLITSFIRENLLEKGISFAFETVMSHPSKLDEIIEARKHGYKIYLYFICLDEANLNVSRVNDRVRKGGHRVDPEKIKTRYLNTLQNLYPALKLVDRAYLFDNSDEMLMIAEIDTGELTINVDQELFPNWFIEYVVDKVNL